In Mycoplasma feriruminatoris, the sequence AATTATCTTAGCTTTTTCATTTGTAAAATTAATATCAATATTTGTGATTTGATCTTTAATTGTAATTTTTTTAGCTTTGAAAAATGATACAGCTTTAGATCCAATAGCAAAAATTTGATCATCTGGTTTTAAATTTTGTAAAACTAGTTTATTAACGTTTGAATTATATCCACCACATAAACCTAAATTAGAATTAATTACAACTCATAAAGTTTTTTTAGTTTCAAAATTACTTTCTTTTAGAAAAACAGATTTATCAGCTTGACTAATAATATCATTAAATAAAGAATATACTTCACTTACATAGTTATGAGTATCAATTACTCTTTTACTAATTTTTCTTAACTTAGCTGAAGCAACCAGTTGCATTGCATTAGTAATTTTTGAAATATTTTTAACAGATAAAATCTCTGTTTTTAATCCTTTTAAATTTGGCATACTATTTACCTAAATTTTGATATTCTACAATATTTCCAAATGTTTCTGGTTTATATTCTTTAATATTTTTAGTGATTTTAAGAACTACTTTTTGAGCTTCTTTTAAAATTTCATTTTGTAAAGATTCATCAAAAGTTTTTTGTTGATCTAGTTTTTTTCTAAGCTCATTTGCATTTTTATCATTTTTAAAATGTGATAGGATTTCGTGTTTGAAATTATAAATACTATCAATTGGTAATCATTTTAATAAGTGAGATTTAATAGTTAATAATAAAATAGCTTCGTCAACTTGTTCTAATGGATTATATTGTTTTTGAATTAACATTTGAATTATTTTTGCACCTTGATCTAAAGTAGCTTTAGTTGTTTCATCTAAATCAGATCCAAATTTAGCAAACGATTCTAATTCATAATATTGAGCTAATTCTAGTTTTAAAGTTCCTGAAACTTGTTTAATTGATTTAATTTGAGCAGCAGATCCAACTCTTGAAACTGAAGGACCAATATCAACAGCAGGTCTTACACCTTGATTAAATAATTCACTTGATAAAAAGATTTGTCCATCAGTAATTGAAATAACATTAGTTGGAATATAAGCTGAAATATCTCCTGCTTGAGTTTCAATAATTGGTAAAGCTGTTATTGAACCACCACCATAGTTTTGATTAACTCTAGCAGCACGTTCTAATAATCTTGAGTGAAGATAAAAAACATCTCCAGGATAAGCTTCTCTTCCTGGTGGTCTTCTTAAAAGTAGAGACATTTCACGATAACTTACTGCATGTTTTGATAAATCATCATAAACAATTAAAACATCATCTCCACTTTCCATTCACTCTTCAGCAATTGTAACTCCTGTATATGGTGATAGATATTGTAATGGGGCTGGTTGACTTGCTCCAGCATTAACAACAACTGTATAATCCATTGCACCATATTTTTTAAACTTTTCAACAACTTGAACAATAGTTGAATCTTTTTGACCAATTGCTACATAAATACATTTAACATTTTTATTTTTTTGATTAATAATAGCATCAATTGCAATTGCAGTTTTTCCAGTTTGACGATCTCCAATGATTAACTCACGTTGTCCTTTACCAATTGGAATAGCTGAATCAATTGCTAAAATTCCAGTTTCTAGTGGTTGAGAAACAGATTTTCTAGCCATAACTGAAGTAGCAACTCTTTCAACAGGTCTAGTTTTAGTAAAGTTAATTGGTCCTAAATTATCAATTGGTTGACCTAAAGCATTAATAACACGACCTAATAAAGCATTACCAACTGGAGCTTCAACAACTTTATTAGTTCTTTTTACTATATCTCCTTCTCTAATTAAAGTTTCATCACCTAGAATAACAGAACCAACTGCACCTTCTTCTAAGTTTAAAACCATCCCATAAACATTATTTGGAAATATTAGTAATTCACCCATAATTGCATTATCTAATCCATAAACTAATGCAATACCATCACCAACACTAATAACTGTTCCTTGTTCAGTTTTTACTATTTCTTTATTATAATTTCTTATCTGTTTTTCTATCATCTCAGAGATTTCTTTGATATTAAAACTCATCTTAAACCTCCTTATGTATTCATTTCTTTTTTAAGAGCTTCTAATTTAGCTTTAATAGAACCATCAAAAACCTTACCATCAACACTAACTTTAACTCCACCAATTAGTGTTTTATCGATTTTATTAACTAGTTCAACTTTTTTATTAACTTTATTTGAAATTTTTTTCTTGATTGCTGATAGTTGAGTTTTAGTTAGTAATTCAGTTGAATAAACTTCACCTAAAACTATATTTTTATAAGCAAGTAATTTTTTATATAAAGCTTTTAAAATCATTCTTGTATTTATAAACAATTGATTTTCTACTAGAATTTTTAATGCATTAATTAAATAAATATCAAACCCAAATGGACTAAAGGTATTTTCAATAACTAAAACAGCTTGTTTTTTTTCTTCATTATTAGAATAAGCAAGAATTTTATTAAAATCATCTTTATCTTTTAGACATTGAATTAAAGCATCAACTTGAACAATATATGTATCAACTAATTTTTCTTTAACAGCAATATTGTATAAAGCTGTTGCATAGTTGTTTATTGTACTATCTTTTAAAATCATATTATTCTAAATCTTTAATAAAGTCTTCAACAAGTTGTTTGTTAGTTGCTTTATCAATTTCTTTACTTAGAATTTTTTCAGCAGAATTAATTGCTAAATTAACTATAGTATTTTTAATTTCTAATTGTGCTTTAATTTTTTCTTGTTTAATAGAATTTTGAGCATAAGATTGAATGTTTTTTGCTTGTAAATTAGCATTATCAATAATTTTATTTTTTTGTAATTCAGCATCAATTCTAGCTGTTTTAATAATTGATACTGATTCAGTTTTAGCTTCTTCTAATAAAGTGTTTGCTTGTTTTATTTTAATGTTTGCTTGAGTTTGCTTTTCAATAGCATCACTTAAAACTTCAGTAATTTTTTGTCTTTGTTTATCAATCATTTGTTTATATGGTTTATAAACTAATTTTGTTAAAACAATAACCAAAACAATTGTTGCTAATAAGTGTGCTATAAAGTTTGGTAAATTAGGAAAAAGTGATTCAATGATTTTTGGCACACCTTGAGTGGTTGCTCCAATCACCATATTTAAACCTACAGATAACACAATTTATTATCCTTTCTTAACAACAAAATCTAAACAACAAAGATTAATAAAATAGCAATAACTAGTGAATAAATTGCTCCAGATTCAGAAATACCTGCAGAAACTATCATTGTTGAAGTAACTTTTGGTGCCATTTCAGGGTTACGACCAATTGCTAAACAAGCTCCTTGTCCAATTAAACCTTGTCCAACTCCAGTTCCTAAAATTCCAACAGAAGCTAGTCCAGCTCCGATGTATTTAATATTTCCTTCAACTGCTAAAATGTTAGGTAAAATTATTGATAGTGCTGTTAGATAATTAGCTAAAATGTTTGACATAAATGCTGTGTGTAACATGTTATATTCCTCCTTTAAAGAATATTTTTATTATTGATATTTTGTAGTTATTTCTTCTTTAACTTGTTCGATTAAATCAGGTCTTTTTACATTATCATCGATTTGTGCTGATCAATAAGATAGTGTTAGCATTGCAAATACTGTTGATTGAATCACACCACTAAATAAATCAAAATACATATGTAAAAAAGGCATAATTGGTGTTGTAAATAAGTTTAATCCTGCTCATCAGTATTCATATTGTTTTAAATATCCATTTTCTACTAATTCAGGATTTCAAATTGCATAAGAAGCTCATCTAGTTGCTCCTTCAACTTGAATATTATTTACTCCTCAACTTAATTGAAAACCAATTAACAAACCATATAATAAACCTAAAATAATAGATCCACCAATTAAATTACCAAATAAACGGAATGATATGGAAATTAGTGGCGTAAATTGTGTAAATAATTCAACTGGGTTGATATATTTTTTAAAAAACGCCAGTTTTTGGTATTTAATACCAAAATAATAAATCATAATAAAAGTTACCATTCCCATAGATAAAGTAACTGTAAAAGAAGTCCCTTGTGCTTCAAGTCCTAATATCGAAAGAAGACAACCTATGAAAATGTATGCAAATAAATACATTATATAAGGTGTGAGTTTTCGGTATTTTTTACCTAATATTGAAACTACTATATTTTCAACACTAGCTACAAAAACATTAACTAGTACTAAAAAACCGGGCATTTTATCATCAATATTATAATTTTTAACTTTTTTATTATAGATAATTGAAATCGTACAAACGATAATTACAACTAATAAAATAGTAATTAAAATACCGTTAAACTTATTTCAAGTTGATAAATTATCTTTTATTGATGAAAAAGTTATTAGTTTCATTAAGTTCCTCCTTTCTTTTCTAGTCTTTTATGTATAAAAAATGGTATTACTAGATTTGAACTATAACCAATTAAAATACCTAAATAACTAAAAATATTTTCATTACTTAATAAAGCAATAAAAAGTGGAATAACATATATACCTATTCTTAAAAGGAACATAAAATACAATAAATAAGGATTTTGATATTTTATTATTAATAACTTAGTTAAAAACAATAAAAATATTGCCACATACGAGCAAAAATAAGCTACAAATATACTTATTAAATTAATCCAATTTATTATTTTAATAGCTGATAAAACTATAAAAACTATAATAATTACCAACCATCAAATAGTATTAAATATTAAAGCTTTTCTTAGTTGTTTATCTAAAAAAGTTTGCTTTAACATCTTAAATGAACCTTTCTTGAAATATGCAACTCCTTATATATATTCTACTCTCTTTTTAAAAAAAACATTTATTTTTTAAGACCTATAAATTAGAGTAAATAAAAAATGATACCTTAAGGTATCATTTTAAAATAATTATTATTTTGTACCAAAGATTCTATCTCCAGCATCTCCTAATCCTGGAACAATATAACCTTTTTCATTTAATCTTTCATCTTTTGATGCTGCATAGATTTCAACATCTGGGTGTCTTTCTTGCAGTCTTTTAATACCAGGTTCTACAGCTACTAAACAAACAAACTTAACTTCTTTAGCTCCTCATTGCTTAACAATGTCAATTGCCTTACATGCACTACCACCAGTTGCTAACATTGGATCAACTACTATTACATAACTTTTATCAATATCTTTAGTAGTTTTTGCAAAATATTGATGAGTTTCTAATGTTTCTTCATCTCTATATAATCCAATATGAGCAATTCTTGCTGTTGGAATCAATTTTTGAATTCCATCTAACATTCCAATTCCTGCTCTTAGAATTGGGACTAAAACTACTGGTTGATTAATTTTATATCCAGTGGTTTTTGAAACTGGAGTTTCAATTTCAACTGGTTCTAGTTTTAAATCTCTAAAAATTTCATAAACCATTAATTGAGCTATTTCGTTTAAGTTTTCTCTAAAATCTTTTGAAGAAGTTTCTGTTTTTCTCATTCTAGTTAGCTTATCTATGATCAGTGGGTGTTTAATTTCTGTAAATGCCATAATATGTTCTCCTTTTTCATGCGTTCGAATTATTTTATAATAAATAATTTTAAATAGCAAACTTTTTTTAAAAAAAGTACTCAAAAGAGTACTTAACCTTAATATTTAATATTTTGATATATTGGGAATTTTTCACATAAACTTACAACTTGTTTTGCAAGTTTTTCTAGATTTTCTTCTGATTGATCTTTTAAAGCACTAACGATAATTAGTCCAACTTGTTTAAATTCTTCTTCTTTAAATCCTCTAGTAGTCATTGCTGGAGTACCTAGTCTAATTCCAGAAGTATAAAAAGGTTTTTCAGTATCAAATGGGATCATATTTTTATTACAAATAATTCCAATTGATTCTAAAATCTTTTCAGCTTTTTTACCTGTAATTTGTAAAGTAGATTTAACATCAACATTAATTAAATGATTATCACTACCACCAGCTACAAGTCTTAAACCATTTTCTTGTAAAACATTAGCTAAAGCTTTACTATTTTTTACAATTTGTCTAGCATATTGTTTAAATTCTTCAGTTGAAGCTTCTAATAAAGCTTGAGTTTTACCAGCAATAAGATTTTCTAAAGGACCACCTTGTGAACCAGGAAAAACTGCTGAATCAACTTTTTTTGCAAACTCTTGTTTACATAAAATTAATCCACCACGTGCTCCTCTTAAAGTTTTGTGAGTAGTTGTTGTTACAATATCAGCATATTCCATTGGATTTGGATGAACTCCAGCAGCAACTAGTCCTGCAATATGAGCCATATCAACCATTAAATAAGCTCCAACTTTATCTGCAATTTCTCGAAATTTTTTAAAATCAATAATTCTAGAATAAGCACTAGCACCAGCAACAATTAGTTTAGGTTTGTGTTCTAAAACGATTTGTTCAATTTCATTATAATCTAGTTGTTCAGTATCTTTATTAACTCCATAAAATCTAAAATCATATGTATTTCCTGAAAAATTAATATGATATCCGTGTGTTAAATGACCACCAGCATCTAAACTCATAGCAACAACACGATCTTTTGGTTCTAATAAAGCTTTATAAGCTGCATCATTTGCTTGACTTCCTGAATGAGGTTGGATGTTTGCATGTTCAGCATTAAATAATTCTTTTGCTGTTTTGATTCCTAAACTTTCAATTTCATCAATAAATTCACATCCACCATAATATCTTTTTCCAGGATATCCTTCAGCATATTTATTAGTTAAAACTGATCCGTTCAACTCTAAAACAGCTTCAGAAACATAATTTTCAGAAGCAATTAATTCAATATGAGATTGTTGTCTATGTAGTTCTTTTTGTAGTGATTCTTTTATTAATGGATTAATTTTTGTATTCATTTAAAGTATTAACTCTTTCTATATGTCTTCCACCTTCAAATGGTGTGTTTAAAAATACGTCAACTAAATTAATAGCTTTAGCAATTGCAATAATTCTTGCTCCAAGTGCTAAAATGTTTGCATCATTATGAATTCTTGCTAGTTCAGCTGTTTCTTTTTCATAAACTAAAGCAGCTCTTGCAGTTTTAACTTTATTTGCAGCAATACTAATTCCAATACCAGTACCACAAATTACAATACCTCTACTATTTGGATCATTTACAACATGTTCAGCAACAACTTGACCAATTTTTGCATAATTACATGATTTTCCATCATTATTTCCAAGATCAATAACTTCATAGTTTTTTTCTTTTAAATGATTAACAATTGCTTGTTTCATTTCAACTGCACTATGATCATTTCCTATATAAATTCGATTTGACATACTAACCTCTCTTTTAAAATATTTTACAATAATATTTTTAATAATTTTTAGCAAGTAAAATATTATTAGGTGAGCTTAATGAAAAATTCTATAGAAATATCTAATGAAAAATTTTTTGAATTATTAGATAAAGGTTGACAAGTAATTGATGTTAGAGATAAGTATGAATATGAAAATTTTGAAAAATTTTTACCAAGTTTAAACATATCTTATCCAGAAGTTTTAGAAGATGTTAAAAAGAGATGACCTAATTTAGATGTTAAATTAATTTTTGTATGTAATCACGGAAATAGATCAGGATTAACTGCTAGATATTTACACAAATTAGGTTATTTTAATGTTTATGTTTTAGATACAGGTATAGCTGGATTATAAAATATTTTCTAGCTATTTTTATTTTTAGGATTTAACTTAACTGTAATTAAATTATCTTTTTTTAGTTTTTTAACAAAATCAGTTCTGATATTACCATTAAAACCATTTTCATATGTACTTTGACCTTGCATTAAGCTTATTGCATTTGTAGATGTATTATGTTTTTCATCTTTAGTTAATAAATAGTTTACACCAATTAAATTAAATGAAGAATCAATTGCCATAGATCCAGAAGATCCACCATCAAGAGCATTATGATCTTTATTTTTTTCTATTCTAGTAAATAAACTTGAGTGTTGAGTTAGAACAGTTTTTATCATTCCGTGTTGATCTTTTATAAAAGGTTGGGTATATTTTTCTCAGTTTTTATGATGTGAATTTCAATCTTTATTTTCATTTTCATTATATTTAGTTCATAAACTTTGAAAATTACCTTCTTTAACATATCTATTTTGAGTACTAATAATTCCACCAATTGATTTATTACCTTTAAACTCATAAAGTGGCTGATAAGTCCC encodes:
- the atpG gene encoding ATP synthase F1 subunit gamma encodes the protein MPNLKGLKTEILSVKNISKITNAMQLVASAKLRKISKRVIDTHNYVSEVYSLFNDIISQADKSVFLKESNFETKKTLWVVINSNLGLCGGYNSNVNKLVLQNLKPDDQIFAIGSKAVSFFKAKKITIKDQITNIDINFTNEKAKIISNDLLAMYINHEFDEIKIVYTKFINNVTFEPAIIRIFPIVKSEINFSHKQKIIFEPDADQILNNTISIYINAIIYGTIIESQVSEQASRRTAMENATNNGKNLEQTLSLKYNRQRQGAITQEISEIVSGANAQS
- the atpA gene encoding F0F1 ATP synthase subunit alpha, whose protein sequence is MSFNIKEISEMIEKQIRNYNKEIVKTEQGTVISVGDGIALVYGLDNAIMGELLIFPNNVYGMVLNLEEGAVGSVILGDETLIREGDIVKRTNKVVEAPVGNALLGRVINALGQPIDNLGPINFTKTRPVERVATSVMARKSVSQPLETGILAIDSAIPIGKGQRELIIGDRQTGKTAIAIDAIINQKNKNVKCIYVAIGQKDSTIVQVVEKFKKYGAMDYTVVVNAGASQPAPLQYLSPYTGVTIAEEWMESGDDVLIVYDDLSKHAVSYREMSLLLRRPPGREAYPGDVFYLHSRLLERAARVNQNYGGGSITALPIIETQAGDISAYIPTNVISITDGQIFLSSELFNQGVRPAVDIGPSVSRVGSAAQIKSIKQVSGTLKLELAQYYELESFAKFGSDLDETTKATLDQGAKIIQMLIQKQYNPLEQVDEAILLLTIKSHLLKWLPIDSIYNFKHEILSHFKNDKNANELRKKLDQQKTFDESLQNEILKEAQKVVLKITKNIKEYKPETFGNIVEYQNLGK
- a CDS encoding F0F1 ATP synthase subunit delta, encoding MILKDSTINNYATALYNIAVKEKLVDTYIVQVDALIQCLKDKDDFNKILAYSNNEEKKQAVLVIENTFSPFGFDIYLINALKILVENQLFINTRMILKALYKKLLAYKNIVLGEVYSTELLTKTQLSAIKKKISNKVNKKVELVNKIDKTLIGGVKVSVDGKVFDGSIKAKLEALKKEMNT
- the atpF gene encoding F0F1 ATP synthase subunit B, coding for MLSVGLNMVIGATTQGVPKIIESLFPNLPNFIAHLLATIVLVIVLTKLVYKPYKQMIDKQRQKITEVLSDAIEKQTQANIKIKQANTLLEEAKTESVSIIKTARIDAELQKNKIIDNANLQAKNIQSYAQNSIKQEKIKAQLEIKNTIVNLAINSAEKILSKEIDKATNKQLVEDFIKDLE
- the atpE gene encoding ATP synthase F0 subunit C, which translates into the protein MLHTAFMSNILANYLTALSIILPNILAVEGNIKYIGAGLASVGILGTGVGQGLIGQGACLAIGRNPEMAPKVTSTMIVSAGISESGAIYSLVIAILLIFVV
- a CDS encoding F0F1 ATP synthase subunit A; protein product: MKLITFSSIKDNLSTWNKFNGILITILLVVIIVCTISIIYNKKVKNYNIDDKMPGFLVLVNVFVASVENIVVSILGKKYRKLTPYIMYLFAYIFIGCLLSILGLEAQGTSFTVTLSMGMVTFIMIYYFGIKYQKLAFFKKYINPVELFTQFTPLISISFRLFGNLIGGSIILGLLYGLLIGFQLSWGVNNIQVEGATRWASYAIWNPELVENGYLKQYEYWWAGLNLFTTPIMPFLHMYFDLFSGVIQSTVFAMLTLSYWSAQIDDNVKRPDLIEQVKEEITTKYQ
- a CDS encoding MG406 family protein; translation: MLKQTFLDKQLRKALIFNTIWWLVIIIVFIVLSAIKIINWINLISIFVAYFCSYVAIFLLFLTKLLIIKYQNPYLLYFMFLLRIGIYVIPLFIALLSNENIFSYLGILIGYSSNLVIPFFIHKRLEKKGGT
- the upp gene encoding uracil phosphoribosyltransferase — protein: MAFTEIKHPLIIDKLTRMRKTETSSKDFRENLNEIAQLMVYEIFRDLKLEPVEIETPVSKTTGYKINQPVVLVPILRAGIGMLDGIQKLIPTARIAHIGLYRDEETLETHQYFAKTTKDIDKSYVIVVDPMLATGGSACKAIDIVKQWGAKEVKFVCLVAVEPGIKRLQERHPDVEIYAASKDERLNEKGYIVPGLGDAGDRIFGTK
- a CDS encoding serine hydroxymethyltransferase, with translation MNTKINPLIKESLQKELHRQQSHIELIASENYVSEAVLELNGSVLTNKYAEGYPGKRYYGGCEFIDEIESLGIKTAKELFNAEHANIQPHSGSQANDAAYKALLEPKDRVVAMSLDAGGHLTHGYHINFSGNTYDFRFYGVNKDTEQLDYNEIEQIVLEHKPKLIVAGASAYSRIIDFKKFREIADKVGAYLMVDMAHIAGLVAAGVHPNPMEYADIVTTTTHKTLRGARGGLILCKQEFAKKVDSAVFPGSQGGPLENLIAGKTQALLEASTEEFKQYARQIVKNSKALANVLQENGLRLVAGGSDNHLINVDVKSTLQITGKKAEKILESIGIICNKNMIPFDTEKPFYTSGIRLGTPAMTTRGFKEEEFKQVGLIIVSALKDQSEENLEKLAKQVVSLCEKFPIYQNIKY
- the rpiB gene encoding ribose 5-phosphate isomerase B; its protein translation is MSNRIYIGNDHSAVEMKQAIVNHLKEKNYEVIDLGNNDGKSCNYAKIGQVVAEHVVNDPNSRGIVICGTGIGISIAANKVKTARAALVYEKETAELARIHNDANILALGARIIAIAKAINLVDVFLNTPFEGGRHIERVNTLNEYKN
- a CDS encoding rhodanese-like domain-containing protein, which codes for MKNSIEISNEKFFELLDKGWQVIDVRDKYEYENFEKFLPSLNISYPEVLEDVKKRWPNLDVKLIFVCNHGNRSGLTARYLHKLGYFNVYVLDTGIAGL